The Geobacillus stearothermophilus ATCC 12980 genome contains a region encoding:
- the ftsZ gene encoding cell division protein FtsZ, which translates to MLEFETTVDQLATIKVIGVGGGGNNAVNRMIEHGVQGVEFIAVNTDAQALNLSKAPTKLQIGAKLTRGLGAGANPEVGKKAAEESKEQIEEALRGADMVFVTAGMGGGTGTGAAPVIAQIARELGALTVGVVTRPFTFEGRKRATQAASGIAAMKEAVDTLIVIPNDRLLEIVDKNTPMLEAFREADNVLRQGVQGISDLIAVPGLINLDFADVKTIMSNKGSALMGIGIASGENRAAEAAKKAISSPLLETSIDGAQGVLMNITGGMNLSLYEVQEAADIVASAADQEVNMIFGSVINEDLKDEIVVTVIATGFNENVASQPRPPRAGIGTAPKVTPAPKREKREEPAQDYAALRSGQAEDPLDIPAFLRNRNRRR; encoded by the coding sequence ATGTTGGAGTTTGAGACAACAGTCGATCAGTTGGCAACGATCAAGGTGATTGGGGTCGGGGGCGGCGGCAACAACGCCGTCAATCGGATGATTGAACACGGAGTGCAAGGCGTTGAATTTATTGCCGTCAATACCGATGCACAGGCGCTCAATTTGTCGAAGGCGCCGACGAAACTGCAAATCGGGGCGAAGCTGACACGCGGCTTGGGTGCGGGAGCGAACCCAGAAGTTGGAAAAAAAGCAGCTGAGGAGAGCAAAGAGCAAATTGAAGAAGCGCTTCGCGGCGCCGATATGGTGTTTGTCACCGCTGGCATGGGCGGCGGCACGGGAACTGGGGCGGCGCCCGTCATCGCCCAAATCGCCCGCGAATTAGGAGCGCTCACGGTCGGTGTCGTCACGCGCCCGTTTACGTTTGAAGGGCGGAAGCGGGCGACGCAGGCCGCAAGCGGCATCGCCGCCATGAAAGAGGCGGTCGATACGCTCATCGTCATTCCGAACGACCGGTTGCTTGAGATTGTTGACAAAAATACGCCGATGCTTGAGGCGTTCCGCGAAGCGGACAATGTGCTGCGCCAAGGGGTGCAAGGCATTTCCGATTTGATCGCTGTGCCGGGGTTGATCAACCTTGACTTCGCCGATGTGAAAACGATCATGTCCAACAAAGGCTCGGCGCTGATGGGCATCGGGATTGCCAGCGGCGAAAACCGAGCGGCGGAGGCAGCCAAAAAAGCCATTTCCAGCCCGCTGTTGGAGACGTCGATCGACGGGGCGCAAGGCGTGCTCATGAACATCACCGGCGGCATGAACTTAAGTTTGTACGAAGTGCAGGAGGCCGCCGACATCGTCGCTTCGGCGGCCGATCAAGAAGTGAATATGATTTTCGGCTCGGTCATCAACGAAGACTTAAAAGACGAAATTGTCGTCACTGTCATCGCGACCGGGTTTAACGAAAACGTTGCTTCGCAGCCGCGGCCGCCGCGCGCCGGCATCGGGACGGCGCCGAAAGTGACGCCGGCGCCGAAGCGGGAAAAGCGCGAAGAACCGGCGCAAGATTATGCGGCGCTCCGGTCCGGGCAGGCGGAAGACCCGCTCGATATTCCGGCGTTCTTGCGTAACCGCAACCGTCGCCGTTGA
- the spoIIGA gene encoding sigma-E processing peptidase SpoIIGA, translated as MVVYLDVIWLLNVCFDAMLLWLTALMLKRPIVWWRLLAGALIGSLLVVLLFTPLSAIAQHPLAKMAASILIVLSAFGFKRPRYMIENMLAFYFATFAVGGGMLAVHYFFAEQLSVQNGLLMMHPPGAGDPVSWLFVLVGFPVLWLFSRRRVEQIREKKLRFEHIVDVIAVWEGRPLALRGLIDSGNQLFDPVSKTPVMIVDREKAKDVLPEELMAYMAAMTVDDPPEQWAHRLRLIPYRAVGSGPQMMMAVKLDRIALSYENEWLEVKHGLMALSADPLSADGEYDCIIHPKMVQAGRKLTAS; from the coding sequence TTGGTTGTGTATCTTGATGTCATTTGGCTTTTGAACGTCTGTTTTGATGCAATGCTTCTTTGGCTGACAGCGCTCATGCTTAAGCGCCCGATCGTCTGGTGGCGGCTGTTGGCCGGAGCGTTGATCGGGTCGCTGCTTGTGGTGCTGCTGTTCACCCCGTTGTCCGCCATCGCCCAGCACCCGCTTGCCAAAATGGCCGCCTCGATCTTGATTGTGCTCTCCGCTTTTGGCTTTAAGCGGCCGCGCTATATGATCGAGAACATGCTGGCGTTTTACTTTGCCACGTTCGCTGTCGGGGGCGGCATGCTGGCGGTTCATTATTTTTTCGCCGAGCAACTGTCCGTGCAGAACGGATTATTGATGATGCATCCCCCCGGGGCGGGCGACCCGGTAAGCTGGCTGTTTGTCCTCGTCGGGTTTCCGGTGTTGTGGCTTTTTTCCCGCCGCCGTGTGGAACAGATTCGCGAGAAAAAATTGCGCTTCGAACATATTGTAGATGTCATTGCTGTTTGGGAAGGCCGGCCCCTTGCCCTAAGAGGGCTCATCGACAGCGGCAACCAGCTGTTTGACCCAGTGTCCAAAACGCCGGTGATGATCGTGGACCGGGAAAAAGCGAAGGACGTGCTGCCCGAAGAGCTGATGGCCTATATGGCAGCCATGACGGTTGACGACCCGCCCGAACAGTGGGCCCATCGTCTTCGTCTCATTCCATACCGCGCAGTGGGCAGCGGCCCGCAAATGATGATGGCGGTAAAACTAGACCGCATCGCGCTGTCATACGAAAACGAGTGGCTTGAGGTGAAACATGGGCTTATGGCCTTAAGTGCAGACCCGCTTTCAGCCGACGGAGAATACGATTGCATCATCCACCCGAAAATGGTGCAGGCGGGAAGAAAGCTGACCGCTTCATAG
- the sigE gene encoding RNA polymerase sporulation sigma factor SigE, with protein sequence MKRWKLRFMYWLYKLLAKLGLKADEIYYIGGSEALPPPLTKEEEEQLIERLATGDETARSLLIERNLRLVVYIARKFENTGIHIEDLISIGTIGLIKAVNTFNPEKKIKLATYASRCIENEILMYLRRNNKVRAEVSFDEPLNIDWDGNELLLSDVLGTEDDVITKDLEADVDRRLLLNALHQLSDREKQIMELRFGLSGGEEKTQKDVADLLGISQSYISRLEKRIIKRLRKEFNKMM encoded by the coding sequence ATGAAAAGATGGAAACTTCGGTTCATGTATTGGCTGTATAAGCTGCTGGCCAAACTTGGGTTGAAGGCCGACGAAATTTACTATATCGGCGGCAGCGAGGCGCTTCCGCCGCCGTTGACGAAAGAAGAGGAAGAGCAGTTGATCGAACGGCTGGCCACCGGTGATGAGACGGCGCGGTCGCTGCTCATTGAACGCAATTTGCGGCTTGTCGTCTACATTGCGCGCAAGTTTGAAAACACCGGCATTCACATCGAAGATTTGATCAGCATTGGAACGATCGGCTTAATCAAAGCGGTCAATACGTTTAACCCGGAGAAAAAAATCAAGCTGGCGACTTATGCATCACGCTGCATTGAAAACGAAATTTTAATGTATTTGCGCCGCAACAATAAAGTGCGGGCGGAAGTGTCGTTTGACGAACCGCTCAATATCGATTGGGACGGCAATGAGCTGCTGCTGTCCGACGTGCTGGGAACGGAAGACGACGTCATTACAAAGGATTTGGAGGCGGACGTCGACCGGCGGCTGCTGCTAAACGCCTTGCACCAGCTGAGCGACCGTGAAAAGCAGATTATGGAATTGCGCTTTGGTTTGTCAGGAGGGGAGGAAAAAACGCAAAAAGATGTCGCTGACTTGCTCGGCATTTCGCAATCGTACATATCGCGGCTCGAGAAGCGGATCATTAAACGGTTGCGCAAAGAGTTCAACAAAATGATGTAG
- the sigG gene encoding RNA polymerase sporulation sigma factor SigG, producing the protein MTRNKVEICGVDTSKLPVLNNEEMRELFRRMHEGDLEAREKLVNGNLRLVLSVIQRFNNRGEFVDDLFQVGCIGLMKSIDNFDLNQNVKFSTYAVPMIIGEIRRYLRDNNPIRVSRSLRDIAYKALQVRERLMSETAKEPSTKDIARELGVAHEEVVFALDAIQDPVSLFEPIYNDGGDPIYVMDQLSDERNRDIQWIEEIALKEGLRRLNEREKMIIRKRFFQGKTQMEVAEEIGISQAQVSRLEKAAIRQMNKNIQV; encoded by the coding sequence TTGACGAGGAACAAAGTCGAAATTTGCGGTGTAGACACTTCAAAGCTTCCCGTCCTCAACAACGAGGAAATGCGGGAGCTGTTTCGCCGGATGCATGAAGGGGATTTAGAAGCAAGGGAAAAATTGGTAAACGGAAACTTACGCCTCGTGTTAAGCGTCATTCAACGCTTTAACAACCGCGGCGAGTTTGTTGATGATTTATTTCAAGTTGGCTGCATCGGACTCATGAAATCGATTGATAATTTTGACCTTAACCAAAATGTGAAATTTTCCACTTATGCGGTGCCGATGATCATTGGCGAAATCCGCCGTTACTTGCGCGATAACAATCCAATTCGCGTCTCGCGCTCGCTGCGCGACATCGCTTACAAAGCGCTGCAAGTGCGGGAACGGCTCATGAGCGAGACGGCGAAAGAGCCGTCGACGAAAGATATTGCGCGGGAACTCGGCGTCGCCCACGAGGAAGTGGTGTTTGCCCTTGATGCCATTCAAGACCCTGTTTCCTTATTTGAACCGATATACAACGACGGCGGCGATCCGATTTATGTGATGGACCAGCTTAGCGACGAGCGCAACCGCGACATCCAATGGATCGAAGAAATCGCTTTAAAAGAAGGGCTGCGGCGGTTGAATGAGCGAGAGAAAATGATTATCCGCAAACGGTTTTTCCAAGGAAAGACGCAAATGGAAGTCGCCGAGGAAATCGGCATTTCCCAGGCGCAAGTGTCCAGGCTTGAAAAGGCAGCGATCCGGCAAATGAATAAAAACATCCAAGTGTGA
- a CDS encoding YlmC/YmxH family sporulation protein yields the protein MMRISEFQTKDVVNVANGKKLGNIGDIDIDLDTGKIRSLIILGSGKMLGLFGREEAVVIPWQNIVKIGADVILVRLHDAD from the coding sequence GTGATGAGAATTTCTGAGTTTCAAACGAAAGATGTCGTCAATGTGGCCAACGGGAAGAAGCTTGGCAACATCGGGGATATTGACATCGATTTAGATACAGGCAAAATCCGTTCGCTCATTATTTTAGGCTCCGGAAAGATGCTCGGGTTGTTCGGGCGTGAAGAAGCGGTCGTCATTCCGTGGCAAAACATCGTCAAAATCGGAGCGGATGTCATTTTAGTCCGCCTGCATGATGCCGACTGA
- the pgeF gene encoding peptidoglycan editing factor PgeF, producing the protein MPDIFQQEAQGWLRCGAPPFAGAVAGLTTKQGGESEGPFASLNMGLHVGDDRMHVVNNRRRLAEWLSVPLDHWVCCEQVHGAVIRKVTKGDRGSGAHDFAAAVRGADGLYTDKAGVLLALCFADCVPVYFIAPSAGLVGLAHAGWRGTAGGIVQNMVRLWQEREHIAPSDIYAAIGPAIGPCCYTVDDRVIDGLRPTLPAGGPLPWRETSQGQYALDLKEANRLQLAAAGIPDCHIYVSERCTSCEETLFFSHRRDRGTTGRMLAFIGRREETA; encoded by the coding sequence ATGCCGGACATTTTTCAACAAGAAGCTCAAGGATGGCTCCGCTGCGGGGCGCCCCCGTTTGCCGGAGCAGTCGCCGGGTTGACAACGAAACAAGGCGGAGAAAGCGAAGGGCCGTTCGCCTCGCTGAATATGGGGCTGCATGTCGGCGACGATCGCATGCATGTCGTCAACAACCGCCGCCGTCTGGCTGAATGGCTTTCTGTTCCGCTCGATCATTGGGTGTGCTGTGAGCAAGTGCACGGCGCCGTGATTCGGAAAGTGACGAAAGGCGATCGGGGGAGCGGGGCGCACGACTTCGCTGCAGCGGTCCGGGGGGCTGACGGGCTGTATACGGATAAGGCGGGGGTATTGCTCGCACTTTGTTTTGCCGATTGTGTGCCTGTCTATTTTATCGCGCCATCGGCGGGCCTAGTCGGCCTTGCCCACGCCGGCTGGCGGGGGACGGCGGGCGGCATTGTCCAAAACATGGTGCGGCTTTGGCAGGAGCGCGAACACATTGCCCCGTCCGACATCTATGCCGCGATTGGACCGGCCATTGGCCCATGCTGTTACACGGTTGATGACCGGGTGATCGATGGCCTGCGTCCGACTCTTCCTGCGGGCGGCCCGTTGCCGTGGCGCGAAACAAGCCAAGGGCAGTATGCGCTTGATTTAAAAGAGGCCAACCGGCTGCAGCTTGCGGCCGCCGGGATTCCAGACTGCCATATTTATGTGTCGGAACGCTGTACAAGCTGTGAGGAGACGTTGTTTTTTTCCCACCGCCGCGACCGTGGGACGACAGGGCGGATGTTGGCGTTTATCGGCCGAAGGGAGGAAACAGCATGA
- a CDS encoding YggS family pyridoxal phosphate-dependent enzyme, giving the protein MTVRDNLAAVRQRIEAACARVGRNPADVRIVAVTKYIDAERALHVLDAGIADLGENRAGQLLEKYERIGDRAVWHFIGTLQSRKVKDIIDKVDYIHSLDRLSLAKEIEKRAVRPVKCFVQVNVSGEATKHGLSPDETVPFIDQLRSFSHLEVVGLMTMAPHTDDEAVLRACFRQLRVLKERVQALRWPHAPCTELSMGMSNDYEIAIEEGATFVRIGSALVGSL; this is encoded by the coding sequence ATGACCGTACGCGACAACTTGGCAGCCGTTCGCCAGCGCATCGAGGCGGCTTGCGCCCGCGTCGGCCGCAATCCGGCCGACGTACGCATCGTTGCTGTCACGAAATATATTGATGCCGAAAGGGCGCTTCATGTGCTTGACGCCGGCATTGCCGACCTCGGCGAAAACCGTGCCGGCCAGCTACTTGAAAAGTATGAACGGATCGGGGACCGGGCGGTGTGGCATTTTATCGGGACGCTTCAGTCGCGCAAGGTGAAGGACATTATCGATAAAGTCGATTACATCCATTCGCTTGATCGCCTGTCGCTGGCGAAAGAAATTGAAAAGCGGGCGGTGCGGCCGGTGAAATGTTTTGTGCAAGTGAATGTATCGGGAGAAGCGACGAAGCACGGCCTCTCTCCTGACGAGACCGTCCCGTTCATCGATCAGCTCCGTTCGTTTTCGCACCTTGAGGTCGTCGGATTGATGACGATGGCCCCGCATACGGATGACGAGGCGGTATTGCGCGCCTGCTTCCGGCAATTGCGGGTCTTGAAAGAGCGCGTTCAGGCGCTCCGCTGGCCGCATGCGCCGTGCACGGAGCTGTCGATGGGCATGTCGAACGATTACGAGATCGCCATTGAGGAAGGGGCGACGTTTGTGCGCATCGGCAGCGCGCTTGTCGGATCATTGTAG
- a CDS encoding cell division protein SepF, whose translation MGLMKKFRDYFLEEDYEDYEEEYEAPQPEEEAPLLKAANKANVVSLQSVQKSAKVVLAEPRVYAEAQEIADHLKSRRAVIVNLQRIQHEQAKRIVDFLSGTVYAIGGDIQQVGTKIFLCTPDNVDVSGAISLDGEDDRPIKRW comes from the coding sequence ATGGGGTTGATGAAAAAATTTCGCGATTATTTTTTAGAAGAAGATTACGAAGACTATGAAGAAGAATACGAAGCGCCGCAGCCGGAAGAGGAGGCGCCGCTGCTGAAGGCGGCAAACAAGGCGAACGTCGTCAGCTTGCAAAGCGTGCAAAAATCGGCGAAAGTCGTGCTCGCTGAGCCGCGGGTGTATGCGGAGGCGCAGGAAATCGCCGATCATTTAAAAAGCCGGCGGGCGGTCATCGTCAATTTGCAGCGCATCCAGCATGAGCAGGCGAAGCGGATCGTCGACTTTTTAAGCGGCACGGTGTACGCCATTGGCGGCGACATTCAGCAAGTTGGCACGAAAATCTTTTTGTGCACCCCGGACAACGTCGACGTCAGCGGCGCGATTTCGCTTGACGGCGAGGATGACAGACCGATAAAGAGGTGGTAG
- a CDS encoding YggT family protein — MDYVLTFLTTLIQVYSYALIIYILMSWFPNARETRFGQMLAAICEPYLEPFRRVIPPLGIIDISPIIAFIVLEFATRGLYALFDILEAQF; from the coding sequence TTGGATTATGTGCTTACGTTTTTAACGACCTTGATTCAAGTATATTCGTACGCTTTGATCATTTACATTTTGATGTCTTGGTTTCCGAATGCGCGCGAAACGCGGTTCGGACAAATGCTTGCCGCCATTTGCGAGCCGTATTTGGAACCGTTTCGGCGTGTCATTCCGCCGCTTGGCATCATTGACATCTCTCCGATCATCGCCTTTATTGTCCTTGAATTTGCGACAAGAGGGCTGTATGCGTTGTTTGACATCCTCGAAGCGCAGTTTTAG
- a CDS encoding RNA-binding protein codes for MELYQHFRKEEHQFIDHVIEWKEMVERQYAPKLTDFLDPREQQIVQSIVGSDGDVRVSFFGGALFVERKRALLYPPYFEPNEEDYDIALFAVRYPGKFVFLEHRDVLGALMSLGLRRGKFGDILVQGGEIQFFAAAEVADYIRLHVGTIGKAPVSLELLPLSAAMPLAETWEEGTVTVSSLRLDAVLAQAFRLAREKAKTLIESGLVKVNWKVVDKPEFVCGPGDVLSARGFGRCKLFSVEGMTKKERWRIRLGRQK; via the coding sequence ATGGAGCTGTATCAGCACTTCCGCAAAGAGGAACATCAATTCATCGATCATGTAATAGAATGGAAGGAAATGGTAGAACGTCAGTACGCTCCGAAGCTGACCGATTTTCTTGATCCGCGCGAGCAGCAAATCGTGCAAAGCATCGTCGGCAGCGACGGAGACGTGCGCGTGTCCTTTTTCGGCGGCGCTTTGTTTGTCGAGCGGAAGCGGGCGCTTTTGTATCCGCCGTATTTCGAACCGAATGAGGAGGATTATGACATCGCCTTGTTCGCTGTCCGCTATCCAGGCAAATTCGTTTTCCTTGAACACCGCGACGTCTTAGGAGCGCTCATGTCGCTCGGCTTGCGGCGGGGCAAGTTCGGCGACATTCTCGTCCAAGGAGGAGAGATCCAATTTTTTGCCGCCGCCGAGGTGGCCGATTACATTCGCCTCCATGTCGGGACGATCGGCAAAGCGCCGGTTTCGCTTGAGCTGTTGCCGCTGTCAGCTGCCATGCCGCTTGCCGAAACGTGGGAGGAAGGAACGGTCACGGTGTCTTCTCTAAGGCTCGATGCGGTGCTTGCCCAGGCGTTCCGCCTCGCGCGCGAGAAAGCGAAGACGCTCATTGAAAGCGGGCTCGTCAAAGTGAACTGGAAGGTGGTGGACAAGCCCGAATTTGTATGCGGGCCGGGCGATGTCCTGTCGGCGCGCGGGTTTGGTCGCTGCAAGCTGTTTTCCGTCGAGGGGATGACGAAAAAAGAACGCTGGCGCATCCGGCTGGGCCGTCAAAAATAA
- a CDS encoding DivIVA domain-containing protein, producing MPLTPLDIHNKEFSRGFRGYDEDEVNEFLDQIIKDYEMLIREKKQLEEKVAELTEKLNYFSNIEETLNKSILVAQEAAEEVKRNAQKEAKLIIKEAEKNAERIIGDALAKSRKIALEVEELKRQSKVFRARFRMLVEAQLDMINSRDWDELMEYETPDLEEEVKEPLSQP from the coding sequence GTGCCGTTAACGCCATTGGATATTCACAATAAGGAATTCAGCCGCGGATTTCGCGGGTATGACGAAGATGAAGTGAATGAGTTTTTGGATCAAATTATTAAAGATTACGAAATGCTCATCCGTGAAAAAAAGCAGCTGGAGGAAAAAGTGGCCGAACTGACGGAAAAATTGAATTACTTTTCCAACATTGAAGAAACGTTAAATAAGTCGATTCTTGTGGCTCAGGAAGCAGCGGAAGAAGTGAAGCGCAACGCACAAAAAGAGGCGAAGCTGATCATTAAAGAAGCGGAGAAAAACGCGGAGCGCATCATCGGCGACGCGTTGGCCAAATCGCGGAAAATCGCGTTGGAAGTCGAAGAACTCAAGCGGCAGTCGAAAGTGTTCCGCGCTCGCTTCCGCATGCTCGTTGAGGCGCAGCTCGATATGATCAACAGCCGTGACTGGGACGAGTTGATGGAATACGAGACGCCTGATCTCGAAGAAGAGGTGAAAGAGCCGTTGTCTCAGCCTTGA